The segment ATATAGTTGAAACCTTTCAGTGTAATGTAGTTGAAACCTTtcagtgtcttttactttcaaacCTGCTCTTTTCATCAGTAAAGAGTATACCCCCAGTCTCCATTTGTTCAAATGTAGGTGTTGTTCTAaacttctccctttcttttatCACCAGACTTCCAGTGAATCAGCAATTTATACAGGTGTGCTTCAGCCGCTTTCCTTTCCCACGTCCCCACTCCTGCCCGACTGTCATCTCATCCAGACTACTGGGAAAGGCAACGTAGAGTAGTGttaagaacacaggctctggagtcaggctaCCACTTACTGGCTTTTTGAACTCGGGTGAGTGACATATTCTCCGTGAGCCAATCttcacatctgaaaaatggggataataattacATATTTACTTAAAGGACTTCAGTGTTGGGAACACTCAAGGAGACAGTTCATGTAGAGTGTCAATACCTAATATATAGCAAAATATTTAGCAGTTACTGTTACTATTATTACATTATAGCAGTCTCCTAATCAATCCCCTGTATCTATTCTTGCCAGCTTCTAATTCCATCTTTATACTGACGTCCCAGGTGatcttttagaaaacaaaaatcatttccCTGCAGCAGTGTCTCATCATCCCTAGAATTCCAAGCTGCTAAACGTGGCTTACGAGGCCTTCTGCGATCTGCAGGCCGCCCTTCTTTCTCGCGTGTTTCTCTGCCGCTCTCCCCTTCCGTCTTCGGGCTGTCTGGACCACTTTCAGGGCACTTGCACACCATATTTCTCTCCTCTGGCTTTTGTGCTTGGTGTTCATTCTGCCTGAAATGATCTTTCCTCGTTCTGTCTTCTTGTTGCTTtgttgcattttaaatatttcctcaaGGTGGCCTTCCCTGACCTCCTAAACTGAGCTAAAGCACTTTATACACTCCCCTAACATCTTTCCATAACATTTGCCGACGTGCAGTTGTCTTCTCCTCCACTCACCTAGGCGCTGTCGGTGGCCAGTGTTGTTCATCAGTGTACTCCCAGTCAAGGCATGTGTCTGGCACAAAGGACGCCAGCAGACATTCGTgtcttttgttggtttttttaaacttctctttgccttcatttcctcattttcaaTATATAGAAGGAATGCTGACCTCTTACGGTTATGTGGATCAAATAACACAGTACCTTCAAAATACCACTGAAGCTTTGAGTTCTGACAACATGAAGTCTTACTAAAGtaaaatgtggagaaggcaatggcaccccactccagtactctcgcctggaaaatcccatggacggaggagcctggtaggctgcagtccatggggtcacgaagagtcagacacgactgagcgacttcactttcacttttcactttcatgcattggggaaggaaatggcaacccgctctagtgttcttgcctggagaatcccagggacgggggagcctggtgggctgccgtctgtggggttgcacagagtcggacacgaccaacgcgacttggcagcagcagcagcagcagagtaaaatGAAAGAGGGACTCCCCTGGCGGTCAGTGGATAGGGCGTCACGCTTCAGCTGCAGGGGCACAGCTTCGATCCTTGATTGGGTAACTAAggctcctgcatgccacatggcgtggccaaaatgttttttaaaacgtAAGAAATTCAAAATTAGGATTGGGTCATCTCTAAACCACTACCAGAATGTAAGCTCTGTGCATGAAGGGACTGTTTCTCCTTTATTCCCCTAGATTCTAGAGCAAGACCAGTTAGTATCTGTGGGATGAAGGAGGCATAAAAATAGAAGAATTAAGAAAGCAGATGTGCTTAATGACACCCTTTTGACTGTACTGTACATACCTGTTCCTGTAGCTACACTCTGGACTTTGTATCACCTTAATGTTCTATTTCCAAACTCGAAACCCCAGACATCTCTCTCTAGCCTCAGCCAACTGCCTTTCCAGCTCACTTCTATCATACCTGTTCTTAATAGCATGTGGatatcctctgtccccttcctgTCCTTACCTTTCTCATGACCTGTCATTTCATTCTTACTCTCACCCCAACTTCCCTTATGCCCTGTGTCTCAGTGCTTACTTAGTAGAATTCAAACTTGGATAAATCCAGCCATCTGTTATAGAAGGGGAAGATGAAGGAAGAATATGGGTGCAGCAGATTTAGTTATATGTTTGGAGGCAGTGATTAGGTGGTTCTAGTCTTTCGGCTTCTACTTTCTCTGTGAAGTATGAAGTTATCCCTTCTGTGTTTTTACCTAAACTCAGGCTGCTAAGTACTGCTGGAGAAAATCAGCTGGTAGGTACGGTACATTATTCATCATCAGTGAATACACCAATGCTTTATTGATGACTCAGACACTATGAACAGCTTTGCTGGGGTAATAGGAATTTCTTAAGTAATGAAGGATGAAGGATCATTGTTTTTTATGGTGGTTGTACTACTGGTAAATTCAGTGTGTATCAAAACTAtgtgaaaaaggaatgaagtgttGATACAtggtacaacatggatgaaccctgaaaatatTATGCTGGATGGTAGAACCCTGAAACAAAGGCCACCTTTTGTATGGTTTGACTTATACGAGTGTCCAGAATAAGTAAATCCATAAAGACAAAgaagattagtggttaccagagacTAGGGGAAGGAGAAATGGGAAGTGACTGCTCGCGGTTACAGGGGTCTCTTTGGGGGGCCGTGAAAGGGTTCCGAAATTAGATAGTGGCAGTGGTTGCACAATACTGCAGATACGTTAAAGCGCTGAATGGTACACtttaaaaggtgaattttatAGCGTGTGAATTGCATCTCAAAaatgaggatttccctggtggtccagtggctaagaatcgaccttgcagtgcaggggacgtgggtttgatccctggtcaaggaactaagaccccacatgctgtggggcaactaagcccatgttgTAGCAacccaagatcccacatgatgcaactaaaacccaaagcagccaaataaataaagtttaacaTCCTTGTACAATCgtcactttaaaatatttgataacaTTGCACACTTTGCCTATAGTATAATTTCAACATCCTAATTTTAACTTAAATgacgattttttaaaaaatttatgataaagtatgaattttcaggactgctATCTGTGCCACGCAGATTACACACTGTAGAATTCCAAGGCCACCACTTGTAAGTTCTACAAACATGATATACTTCATAAATGCTTAGATACCATGTATTCCACTGGAAGAAACTGATGACTGTTTATACCTGTACATTGAAGTGTATTGAATCCAACAGCCTCAAATGTAGACTCATGTAAATGCTTTATTGACGATTCAGACACCATGAACAGCTTTGCTGGGGAAATAGGAATTTCTAAAGTAGTAAAGGATGAAGGATcatcttcctttgtttttatgATGGTTGTCTACTGGCAAATTCAGTGTGTATTAAAACTATGGAAAAAGTACTTTGCATTCATATGCAAGCTGACACTGGGGTTTTCACCTACAGTAATGTCCAGGGGCACCAGTATTCACGTGTGAGGCTTTCAGCTTTCCGTGCCAGGGTCAGTAGACGTCAGCAGCCCACCTCAGTCCAGGCCCGTTGCTATGACAACCGGGAACTTCCCTGAGGGGTTGGTACATGGAGAACTACTGCATTATTGAAGACACAAGTGAATAAGCACTATATTTCAGAAAAGAGTGAGCTACTCTTGGTTCTTTTAGATACTTCAGGCATTTTGGTAAAACagaacatttcctttctctacaaGACTTAGCAAAGACTGACGAGCAGAGCTGTTATATCTGAGAGAGATGTACTCCTCACATTGAGATTCAAAATGACCTAAACTGCTTTGCCTGTATTCTTGAGTTTTTTCTAGTACTCAGGGGAGAAGAAACAGTACCTGCCCAAGATCCAAAacatattttgccttttttctggaTGAATTAAAGTACTGCTGCTTATATACTGTCAGGGTGTTGTATCTGATAAACTATAACTTTCCCTCCCTTGATAATGaccactttcttttcctttcagatgATCTCCAGATCCCTGGTTATGGAATATTTGACTAATCCTGGTGCACTTAGCTTGGCTGCTGGAGTTGCCTGTGGCGTGTGCCTGGGCTGGGGCCTCCGAATGCGCTTTGGGATGCTCCCCAAGAGCTCAGTGAGGGAGACAAATCCTGACACTGAAACAGAAGCAAGTATCCTCGGAGAGAGTGGGGAGTACAAAATGATTCTTGTGGTTCGAAATGACTTAaagatggggaaggggaaggtggcTGCCCAGTGCTCTCATGCTGCTGTTTCTGCCTACAAGCAAATTCAAAGGAGAAACCCTGAGTTACTCAAAGAGTGGGAATACTGTGGCCAGCCCAAAGTGGTGGTCAAAGCTCCTGATGAAGAAACTCTGGTTGAATTATTGACCCATGCAAAAGTGCTGGGACTGACTGTAAGTTTAATCCAAGATGCAGGACGTACTCAGATTGCACCAGGCTCTCGAACTGTTTTAGGAATTGGACCGGGACCAGCAGACCTAATTGACAAGGTCACCGGTCACCTAAAACTTTACTAGGTGGAATTTTGTATGATGATGGTGGTCCCACCACAAGTGTTTGAAACTGTCAAATTCTAACAATAAAAGCTGAATTTCTTCCCCCAGCTAAGTATTCTTGAGATGAAATTCCATTCACATGTTCTTCTGTCATATACTTGGCCTGGTTAGAGAGTTATCttgggctaaaaaaaaaaaaagtttggttaATAAGTCCTGGTGATTCAAGTGATGAGTGCTGAAACAAGAAATGTTTAAGATGAGAGGCACAGATCATAATAAAATTGGACTAGAGGTGGGAAACAGCATTTCCTATGAGTGATTAGGCCCCGTTGTTTGTTACTAGCTCTTCTTCCGgcgaaggcgatggcaccccactccagtactcttgcctggaaaatcccatggacagaggagcctggtgggctgcagtccatggggtcgctaagagtcggacacgactgagtgacttcactttcaccttcatgcagtggagaagcaaatggcaacccactccagtgttcttgcctggagagtcccacagacgggagcctggtgggctgccgtcagcggggtcgcacagagtcggacacgactgagcaacttagcaacagcagcagctcttcTTCCAAGACTATGTTGCTGTCCTCCTTGGAGGATCAGGGGTTCTAGGGTATTCCCAATTTAGATGTAAACTGCAGTTTGTTTTTCCTTACCTcagtttttgaatattttatcgATAGATAATGGTATAGCCACCCACAATGAGTTTAA is part of the Bubalus kerabau isolate K-KA32 ecotype Philippines breed swamp buffalo chromosome 4, PCC_UOA_SB_1v2, whole genome shotgun sequence genome and harbors:
- the PTRH2 gene encoding peptidyl-tRNA hydrolase 2, mitochondrial; this translates as MISRSLVMEYLTNPGALSLAAGVACGVCLGWGLRMRFGMLPKSSVRETNPDTETEASILGESGEYKMILVVRNDLKMGKGKVAAQCSHAAVSAYKQIQRRNPELLKEWEYCGQPKVVVKAPDEETLVELLTHAKVLGLTVSLIQDAGRTQIAPGSRTVLGIGPGPADLIDKVTGHLKLY